From one Candidatus Eremiobacteraceae bacterium genomic stretch:
- the thiC gene encoding phosphomethylpyrimidine synthase ThiC, whose translation MSLTIHPKSKATSHKVYIDGPAGMRVPARQIHLTDGTSFQAYDTSGQHSDPGMQIDVRDGLEPLRAGWIRARGDVEELAQATSEYRREREAKSELDAIRFAGGRKPLRAKSGRTVTQMHYARRGEITQEMEYIAIREGVTPEFVRDEVARGRAIIPANINHPEAEPMIIGRNFLVKINANIGNSAVSSSIEEEVEKMTWATRWGADTVMDLSTGKNIHETREWILRNSPVPIGTVPIYQAVEKINGKVENLTWEIYRDTLIEQAEQGVDYFTIHAGVLLRYVPLTAKRVTGIVSRGGSIMAQWCLMHHQENFLYTHFEEICEIMKAYDVSFSLGDGLRPGCTADANDEAQFGELDALGELTKIAWKHDVQTMIEGPGHVQMHLIKENMDRQLAVCQEAPFYTLGPLVTDIAPGYDHITSAIGAAMIGWYGTAMLCYVTPKEHLGLPNKKDVKDGVIAYKIAAHAADLAKGHPHAHERDDVLSKARFEFRWEDQFALSLDPQTARDFHDETLPAEGAKVAHFCSMCGPHFCSMRITQDVRDYAAALEIEEGLKAKAEEFRESGGEIYVKT comes from the coding sequence ATGAGCCTCACCATTCACCCAAAATCAAAAGCGACGAGCCATAAGGTATACATCGACGGGCCCGCCGGCATGCGCGTTCCGGCGCGACAAATTCATTTGACTGACGGCACGTCGTTTCAGGCGTACGACACGAGCGGTCAACATTCCGATCCCGGCATGCAGATCGACGTGCGCGACGGTTTAGAGCCGCTCCGCGCCGGCTGGATCCGTGCTCGTGGAGACGTCGAAGAACTGGCGCAAGCCACATCCGAGTATCGCCGCGAACGCGAAGCGAAGTCCGAGCTCGATGCCATCCGCTTTGCGGGCGGACGCAAACCGTTACGAGCGAAGTCTGGACGCACGGTCACTCAGATGCACTACGCCCGGCGCGGCGAGATCACGCAGGAAATGGAGTACATCGCCATTCGCGAGGGCGTGACGCCGGAATTCGTTCGCGATGAAGTCGCGCGCGGTCGCGCCATCATTCCCGCCAACATCAACCATCCAGAAGCCGAGCCGATGATCATCGGCCGCAACTTCCTCGTGAAGATCAACGCCAATATCGGCAATTCGGCGGTGAGTTCGTCCATCGAAGAAGAAGTGGAGAAGATGACGTGGGCCACGCGATGGGGCGCGGACACCGTCATGGATCTTTCGACCGGCAAGAACATCCACGAAACGCGTGAATGGATTCTGCGCAACTCTCCCGTGCCGATCGGTACCGTGCCTATCTACCAAGCCGTTGAGAAGATCAACGGCAAAGTGGAGAATCTTACCTGGGAGATCTATCGCGACACACTGATCGAGCAGGCCGAACAGGGAGTGGACTACTTCACGATCCACGCAGGCGTGCTGCTGCGCTACGTGCCGCTCACGGCGAAACGCGTGACCGGCATCGTCTCGCGCGGCGGGTCGATCATGGCGCAATGGTGCCTCATGCACCATCAAGAGAACTTCTTGTACACGCACTTCGAAGAGATATGCGAGATCATGAAGGCGTACGACGTCTCATTCTCGCTCGGCGATGGGCTGCGGCCGGGTTGCACCGCCGACGCAAACGACGAAGCGCAGTTCGGCGAATTGGACGCGCTAGGCGAGCTGACCAAGATCGCGTGGAAACACGATGTGCAGACCATGATCGAGGGTCCGGGCCACGTGCAGATGCACCTCATCAAAGAGAACATGGACCGTCAGCTGGCCGTGTGCCAGGAGGCGCCGTTCTACACGCTCGGGCCGCTCGTCACCGACATCGCGCCCGGCTACGATCACATCACGAGCGCGATCGGCGCGGCGATGATCGGCTGGTACGGCACCGCGATGCTCTGTTACGTGACGCCCAAAGAACACCTCGGCCTGCCCAACAAGAAGGACGTCAAAGACGGCGTGATTGCGTACAAGATCGCGGCCCACGCGGCCGACCTCGCGAAGGGTCATCCGCACGCGCACGAGCGCGACGATGTCTTATCGAAGGCGCGGTTCGAATTTCGTTGGGAAGATCAGTTCGCGTTGTCGCTCGATCCGCAGACGGCGCGCGATTTCCACGACGAGACGCTCCCGGCCGAGGGAGCGAAGGTCGCGCATTTCTGCTCCATGTGCGGTCCACACTTCTGTTCGATGCGCATCACGCAAGACGTGCGCGACTACGCAGCCGCGCTGGAGATAGAAGAAGGCCTCAAAGCAAAAGCCGAGGAGTTCCGCGAGAGCGGCGGGGAGATCTACGTCAAGACGTAG
- the moaA gene encoding GTP 3',8-cyclase MoaA encodes MINGTIVDTLARPLRDLRISVTDRCNFRCTYCMPKSVFGRDFRFLPASQLLTFEEIARLARILVDRGVEKIRLTGGEPLLRRDIDKLVAMLADIDGVRDLTLTTNASLLADKATALRAAGLHRVTVSLDSLDDATFRAMNDVEFPVARVLDGIDAALAAGFRPIKINMVVKRGVNEADVLPMARRFRGPDYIMRFIEYMDVGSTNGWRLEDVVSASEIIGIIGREMPLDAAEPNYRGEVAGRYRYLDGGGEIGVIASVTQPFCHDCTRARLASEGLLYTCLFATRGHDFRALLRGGASDAEIAAFTDSLWSARSDRYSEERGENTDALPKVEMSHIGG; translated from the coding sequence ATGATCAACGGCACAATCGTCGACACCTTAGCTCGTCCGCTGCGCGACCTGCGCATTTCGGTCACCGACCGCTGTAATTTCCGCTGCACCTACTGCATGCCCAAGTCCGTCTTCGGTCGCGACTTCCGCTTTCTGCCGGCTTCGCAACTGCTCACGTTCGAGGAGATCGCGCGCCTTGCGCGGATACTTGTCGACCGCGGCGTGGAAAAGATCCGGCTCACCGGGGGCGAGCCGCTGCTACGGCGAGATATCGACAAACTCGTGGCCATGCTGGCTGACATCGATGGCGTTCGCGACCTCACGCTGACGACGAACGCATCGCTGCTCGCGGATAAAGCCACCGCATTGCGCGCCGCCGGGCTTCATCGCGTCACCGTCAGCCTCGACTCGTTGGACGACGCGACATTTCGGGCGATGAACGACGTCGAGTTTCCGGTTGCGCGCGTACTCGACGGTATCGACGCGGCTCTGGCCGCCGGCTTCCGTCCGATCAAGATCAACATGGTCGTCAAGCGCGGCGTGAACGAAGCCGACGTGCTGCCGATGGCCCGGCGCTTTCGAGGCCCCGACTACATCATGCGCTTCATCGAATATATGGATGTCGGTTCGACCAACGGGTGGCGGTTGGAAGATGTCGTCTCGGCTTCGGAGATCATCGGCATCATCGGGCGTGAAATGCCGCTCGATGCCGCGGAACCGAACTACCGCGGCGAAGTCGCGGGCAGGTACAGGTATCTCGACGGCGGAGGCGAGATCGGCGTCATCGCATCGGTGACGCAGCCGTTTTGCCACGATTGCACGCGCGCACGATTGGCCTCTGAAGGTCTGCTCTATACGTGCCTGTTCGCGACGCGCGGGCACGATTTCCGGGCATTGCTGCGTGGGGGGGCTTCGGATGCCGAAATCGCTGCGTTCACGGATTCGCTTTGGTCGGCGCGGTCCGACCGTTACTCCGAGGAGCGCGGCGAGAACACCGATGCTTTACCCAAAGTCGAGATGTCACACATCGGAGGCTGA
- a CDS encoding cytochrome b N-terminal domain-containing protein, producing the protein MLNWIEERTGGISALKNFLTEDVPGGASYWYVFGSATLIALVIQIVTGIFLTFYYAPSSATAWESTKFIYDHVSGGAFLLSMHFWGASAMIALMTMHLLQVMIWGAYKKPREIMWVIGVILFLLTLVLGLTGYLLPWDLNAYSASAVSIKIAGDIPIVGPAQANFLQDGLQMGTLTINRFFGIHVWLIPIMLLGLVGLHLAVFRHNGAAGPPADETPRKFGRFFPDQIFMDTVASLVTFLVIVSLAVWMPAPLLAKADPTNSAFVPSPAWYFFPLFGLLNLLPGNMFSVGSFAVSGELIGTAIVPAVFVAILMFLPWIDRNRKRALNQRPYFIGLTLLSVVAVFGLGWYGASSVQAHIAASGGAGQTPVRGYGAAPAGAQEAAAAGGGTASNPVALGQAVYSQNCTSCHSANGSGVPNLAPPLDGNPFVTGDAAKVIAVLDNGLHGQAVMGKSYSTQMPAWKGQLTPSQVANVISYIRGSWSNHAGAVTEAQVKAAK; encoded by the coding sequence ATGCTCAACTGGATCGAGGAACGCACCGGCGGCATCTCCGCCCTGAAGAATTTTCTCACGGAAGACGTTCCAGGCGGCGCGAGTTACTGGTACGTCTTCGGCAGTGCCACGCTGATCGCGCTGGTCATTCAGATCGTCACCGGCATCTTTCTTACGTTCTACTACGCGCCATCATCGGCCACGGCGTGGGAGTCCACGAAATTCATCTACGATCACGTATCGGGGGGCGCATTCCTTCTCAGCATGCATTTCTGGGGCGCGTCGGCCATGATCGCGTTGATGACGATGCATTTGCTGCAAGTGATGATCTGGGGCGCCTACAAGAAGCCGCGCGAGATCATGTGGGTCATCGGCGTCATCTTGTTCCTGCTCACGCTCGTGCTCGGGCTAACGGGATATCTGCTCCCCTGGGATCTCAATGCGTATTCGGCATCTGCCGTTTCCATCAAGATCGCCGGCGACATCCCCATCGTCGGCCCGGCCCAAGCCAATTTTCTGCAAGACGGTTTGCAAATGGGGACGCTGACCATCAACAGATTCTTCGGCATCCACGTGTGGCTGATTCCGATCATGCTGCTCGGCCTCGTCGGGCTCCATCTCGCGGTGTTCCGCCACAACGGTGCAGCCGGTCCGCCGGCCGACGAGACGCCGCGCAAGTTCGGCCGTTTCTTCCCCGACCAGATCTTCATGGATACCGTCGCCTCGCTGGTCACGTTCCTCGTCATCGTCTCGCTCGCGGTGTGGATGCCTGCGCCGCTCCTCGCCAAAGCCGACCCGACGAACTCGGCGTTCGTGCCGTCGCCGGCATGGTATTTCTTCCCGCTCTTCGGTTTGCTCAACTTGCTGCCAGGCAACATGTTCTCGGTCGGCAGCTTTGCCGTATCGGGTGAGCTCATCGGCACCGCGATCGTCCCTGCAGTCTTCGTCGCGATTCTCATGTTCTTGCCGTGGATCGACCGCAATCGAAAGCGCGCGCTGAATCAGCGGCCTTATTTCATTGGTCTCACCTTGTTGTCGGTGGTCGCCGTCTTTGGCTTGGGTTGGTATGGAGCGTCTTCGGTGCAGGCTCACATCGCCGCGAGCGGTGGCGCGGGTCAGACGCCGGTGCGAGGCTACGGCGCTGCACCAGCCGGCGCCCAAGAAGCTGCGGCGGCCGGCGGCGGGACCGCTTCGAATCCGGTAGCGCTAGGCCAGGCGGTCTATTCGCAGAACTGCACGTCGTGCCACAGCGCCAACGGCAGCGGCGTGCCGAACCTCGCACCCCCTCTGGACGGAAATCCCTTCGTCACCGGCGATGCCGCAAAAGTCATCGCTGTCTTGGACAACGGCTTGCACGGCCAAGCGGTGATGGGCAAGTCGTATTCCACGCAGATGCCGGCGTGGAAAGGGCAGCTCACGCCTTCACAAGTCGCGAACGTCATCTCATACATTCGCGGATCGTGGAGCAATCACGCGGGCGCCGTCACCGAAGCGCAGGTCAAAGCCGCAAAGTAG
- a CDS encoding class I SAM-dependent methyltransferase produces MTSESHSKGDDLQRLLQLAAPTGTERMLDVATGGGHTALAFAPFVASVTAVDLTPRMLEAASAYAAERGATNITFALADAEQLPYAAATFELVTARIAPHHFADPRAFVREVARVLVPGGLFLLDDNMAPEDDELDAFMNRFEKWRDPSHVRAWKMSEWRAWIEAEGIRFVAEDALQLKPYAFVEWTERMHMPDSERGALEQWLLAAPERSRDYFRLETDHGCVLKLSGAFAILAGRKI; encoded by the coding sequence GTGACTAGCGAATCGCACAGCAAGGGCGATGACCTGCAACGGCTACTCCAACTCGCCGCGCCCACGGGCACCGAGCGGATGCTCGACGTGGCCACCGGCGGCGGGCACACCGCCCTTGCCTTCGCCCCGTTCGTCGCTTCTGTGACCGCGGTCGACCTGACGCCTCGCATGTTAGAAGCGGCGTCGGCCTATGCAGCCGAGCGCGGCGCGACGAACATCACGTTCGCCCTTGCCGACGCCGAACAATTGCCCTACGCTGCTGCGACGTTTGAGCTCGTGACTGCGCGGATCGCACCGCACCATTTCGCAGATCCGCGGGCATTCGTCCGAGAGGTCGCGCGCGTGCTGGTTCCCGGCGGGCTCTTCTTGCTCGACGACAACATGGCGCCCGAAGACGACGAGCTGGATGCGTTCATGAACCGGTTCGAGAAATGGCGCGATCCAAGCCACGTCCGCGCGTGGAAAATGTCTGAGTGGCGTGCTTGGATTGAGGCCGAAGGCATTCGCTTCGTCGCCGAAGACGCGCTTCAATTAAAGCCTTACGCGTTCGTGGAGTGGACGGAGCGGATGCACATGCCGGACTCTGAGCGCGGCGCGCTCGAGCAATGGTTGCTTGCCGCACCGGAGCGCTCCCGCGACTACTTCCGGCTCGAAACGGACCATG
- a CDS encoding ubiquinol-cytochrome c reductase iron-sulfur subunit — MSDTAHVHDEPETPAEISRRTFMTQVTVIAGTIVGLGVAIPVLGGLVPSKDILDAGKPKWYPLNADEFEQFEKAAADPMKITFPKTTVDGYLMSESNDYVWGVKMTPDQEAQFKADRPDLFQVPHGDVKYEVPVTYENIGIALFSPICPHLGCRFNWNKDEQQFLCPCHGSTYTKFGKHMAGPANRGLDPLPFQDKSGIAQVTWINFEQTTADRLIVSYT; from the coding sequence GTGTCCGATACCGCTCACGTCCATGACGAGCCGGAGACTCCGGCCGAGATCAGCCGCCGAACGTTCATGACGCAAGTGACCGTGATCGCCGGCACCATCGTGGGCCTCGGGGTGGCGATTCCGGTTCTCGGCGGGCTTGTGCCGTCCAAAGATATTCTCGATGCCGGCAAGCCGAAGTGGTATCCGCTCAACGCAGACGAATTCGAACAATTCGAAAAAGCGGCGGCCGATCCCATGAAAATAACGTTTCCTAAGACCACAGTGGACGGCTATCTCATGAGCGAGTCCAACGACTACGTCTGGGGCGTGAAGATGACGCCCGACCAGGAAGCACAATTCAAAGCTGACCGGCCGGATCTTTTCCAAGTCCCGCACGGCGACGTGAAATACGAAGTGCCGGTCACGTACGAGAATATCGGCATCGCGTTGTTCAGTCCGATTTGCCCGCATCTCGGCTGCCGGTTCAATTGGAATAAAGACGAGCAGCAGTTCCTCTGTCCCTGTCACGGTTCGACGTACACGAAATTCGGCAAGCATATGGCCGGTCCGGCCAACCGCGGTTTGGACCCATTGCCGTTCCAAGACAAATCGGGAATCGCGCAGGTCACGTGGATCAACTTTGAACAGACGACCGCCGACCGCTTGATCGTCTCGTACACGTAG